In Candidatus Bathyarchaeota archaeon, the genomic window AGATTTGGGTTTGAAGGGTGTCAACTTTGTGTTCTAGGTTCTTGACGCTGTTTGAGAATATTTGGTATGTGTAGATGTTTCCAACGATGCTGGCGACTACTATGACGGCGATTACTGTGACTGTTATAAGTGAAAGACGGTTTGAGCGGGGTTCATATTCGTTATACAAGTTTTATGACTCTCCAGAATCGTGTTGTATGGTGCTAGCTTTTACAGTTCTTATAAGTATTCTCTAAATGCGAAAGTGAACGATTGTTCTAAACTCTGTTTTTAAATAACATGGGCAACCGTATTCAATATAGGGTGTGTATAGAAGATAGAGAATTGAAAACGGCTTATGAATTCGCAGCCATTACGGTCGGTGTCTTTAGTCTGTGTTTTGCCATTTCTACGTTAGGCTATAGCATAGTTGACTCTTCCATGCCTGAAATTAAGATTTTCCGTTACGGCTTTCCAATGACATGGCTCAGAGCAACAACAGTCATTCTGCCACTGGCTCCCGCACAATACACCATCTTATGGTTTGAACTGTGCGTCGACATCGTTTTTTATCTGGCGTTGTCTCTAGGGATTTCTTTCATTACATTAAACCTGTGAAACGCCTTAAGGCTCGTTCAAAAGCGTCGTTGGGGACGAGAGTTCTTCTTGTCATTTTGGCGGCGTATTTCGCTAGGCTGGTTTCTTGTGGCATTCACGAGCTTTTGGGTCACGGTTTTTGGGCGTGGATTCTCGGGGCAGACAGTGTTCAGGTTTATGTTTCTTGGCTGGGGTTTGGATGGTGCAAATGGGATCCTCCTCTTAGTGGGTTTGCTAAAGTTATGGCTATGGTTGGAGGACTCATCAACACCTTCGTATTAGGCGCTATGATTTTTGCATTCCTATATTTAATGCCGAAAAAGTGCGGATTCTACGTGAGGTTTTCTCTTTTTTGGTTGGGGTTTTGGACTATGATAACTCAAGCAAGTTATTTATTGTTGGGAGGGTCTACAGGGTATGGCGATCCTGGGGCGTTAGCATCATTGGCAGGAGTCCCACTAGATTTCTTCAGGCTTCTCGGGTTCGGCTTGTTTTTGATTGCCTATCTAGCAGTTTCGGTGTTGTTTATTTCTGAAGTTAGCTGCTTGTTCGCAGAATACAGAGAGAAAACTTTGTTGTTTGAGTTTTGGCTCACAATGCCAATACAAGTAATCTTCTTTATGGCTTCTGAACATACCGTGTCTTTCGAATTGATTTTCGGTTTACTCCTTGTTTCTCTGATTCCAAGCTTGCTGTCTCTGCCGCTTTTCCCGTTCTTTAATCGTTTGAGAATGCATAGAGATGCTTAGCATCTATAAAGAGAAGACCAAATGTTAAATCAAATCCAAATCTTCTAGGGAAAGCTCCCTTTTTAAGGCTGAAAGGAGAAAAAGTATTTCATTGTGCCTCCTCTTTGCGATTTTCTTTGCAGTTTCGGTGTTCAGTAAAGGATAGATGGTTTTTAACTCTTTGAAAGAGCGTTTTACAACAGAATCAAATGGTGCATTACCAAGCCAGTGAAACGCTCTAACCACACCTACGATTCCTAGTAAATCAATTTTGTCAGCATCCCAAACTATCTTTTCTTCTATGGTTTCCAACTCGTCTCTAAAGTCAAGAGGATGACGCAATATTATCTTAACGATTTTTTCTCTTCTTCCTTGAGGATAGTTGATGTCTTTCAAAATTCTGCTAGCCAATTCTGCCCCATTTTCATGATGTGGTTTACCCATGATCCATCCAAGATCATGAAAAAGCGCTCCTACTTGTACCAACTCTACGTCAGCTTTTTCTTCTCTAGCAAAAAACGTTGCTATCTTGAAAACTCTCTTAACATGCTCGAATGAATGAACGCTTCCTTTTATTACTGACATTTTCTCTTTTACAATGCTTTCAAGATTTTCTACGATTAAACCCACAGCCCTACACCTCTCTGAAACACAATTATTGTATTTTGATCTCTAGAAAAAGTTTGGCGCCGGGGAGAGGATTTGAACCCCTGAGGGCCAAAGACCCACCGGCTAAC contains:
- a CDS encoding HD domain-containing protein codes for the protein MGLIVENLESIVKEKMSVIKGSVHSFEHVKRVFKIATFFAREEKADVELVQVGALFHDLGWIMGKPHHENGAELASRILKDINYPQGRREKIVKIILRHPLDFRDELETIEEKIVWDADKIDLLGIVGVVRAFHWLGNAPFDSVVKRSFKELKTIYPLLNTETAKKIAKRRHNEILFLLSALKRELSLEDLDLI